One genomic window of Citrobacter sp. Marseille-Q6884 includes the following:
- the dmsB gene encoding dimethylsulfoxide reductase iron-sulfur subunit DmsB, producing the protein MTTQYGFFIDSSRCTGCKTCELACKDYKNLTPDVSFRRIYEYAGGDWQEDNGVWHQNVFAYYLSIACNHCEDPACTKVCPSGAMHKREDGFVVVDEDVCIGCRYCHMACPYGAPQYNAAKGHMTKCDGCHDRVAEGKKPICVESCPLRALDFGPIDELRKKHGNLAAVAPLPGAHFTKPSIVIKPNANSRPTGDTTGYLANPKEV; encoded by the coding sequence ATGACAACCCAGTATGGATTTTTTATTGATTCCAGCCGTTGCACCGGTTGCAAAACCTGCGAACTGGCCTGCAAAGACTACAAAAATTTAACCCCTGACGTCAGTTTCCGTCGTATCTACGAATACGCTGGCGGCGACTGGCAAGAAGACAATGGTGTCTGGCATCAGAACGTTTTTGCCTATTACCTCTCCATTGCATGTAACCATTGCGAAGATCCGGCCTGTACCAAGGTTTGTCCAAGCGGTGCGATGCACAAGCGTGAAGATGGTTTTGTCGTTGTCGATGAGGATGTGTGCATTGGTTGTCGCTATTGCCACATGGCCTGTCCTTACGGTGCGCCGCAGTACAATGCTGCGAAAGGGCATATGACCAAGTGTGATGGCTGTCATGACCGCGTTGCCGAAGGTAAAAAACCGATCTGTGTCGAGTCTTGCCCGTTACGTGCACTGGATTTTGGTCCGATTGACGAGCTGCGCAAAAAGCACGGGAATCTGGCTGCCGTTGCGCCACTGCCAGGTGCGCACTTCACCAAGCCAAGCATCGTTATTAAACCTAATGCCAATAGCCGCCCTACCGGGGATACCACGGGTTATCTGGCCAATCCGAAGGAGGTGTAA
- a CDS encoding dimethyl sulfoxide reductase anchor subunit family protein yields the protein MGSGWHEWPLMIFTVFGQCVVGGFIVLALALMKGELRAESQQRVIACMFGLWVLMGIGFIASMLHLGSPMRAFNSLNRVGASSLSNEIASGSIFFAVGGIGWLLAMMKKMSPALRNLWLCATMVLGVLFVWMMVRVYNTIDTVPTWYSVWTPIGFFLTLFMGGPLLGYLLLRVAGIDGWAMRLLPAISVLALVVSGIMSVMQGAELATIHSSIQQASALVPDYGSLMAWRIVALALALCFWIVPQVKGYQPAIPLLSVAFILLLVGELIGRGVFYGLHMTVGMAVAS from the coding sequence ATGGGAAGTGGATGGCATGAGTGGCCGCTGATGATCTTCACTGTTTTCGGACAGTGTGTGGTAGGTGGTTTTATTGTCCTGGCGCTTGCGTTGATGAAAGGGGAGTTACGCGCTGAATCACAACAGCGTGTGATTGCCTGCATGTTTGGGCTGTGGGTGCTGATGGGTATCGGTTTTATTGCCTCGATGTTGCACCTGGGCTCGCCGATGCGTGCCTTTAACTCGCTTAACCGCGTAGGCGCTTCTTCGCTGAGTAATGAAATCGCCAGCGGCTCGATCTTTTTTGCCGTGGGGGGGATTGGCTGGTTATTGGCGATGATGAAAAAAATGTCGCCAGCGCTGCGTAATCTGTGGTTGTGCGCCACCATGGTTCTGGGCGTGCTTTTCGTCTGGATGATGGTGCGTGTGTATAACACCATTGATACCGTACCAACCTGGTACAGTGTTTGGACCCCGATCGGTTTCTTCCTGACGCTGTTTATGGGCGGGCCGTTGCTCGGTTATTTGCTCCTGCGCGTGGCAGGGATTGACGGGTGGGCAATGCGTCTGCTGCCTGCGATCTCCGTTCTTGCGCTGGTCGTAAGCGGTATCATGTCTGTCATGCAGGGAGCTGAACTGGCTACTATCCACAGTTCGATTCAACAGGCGTCTGCGCTGGTACCAGACTATGGTTCGTTGATGGCATGGCGTATTGTGGCACTGGCTTTAGCACTGTGCTTCTGGATTGTGCCGCAAGTGAAAGGCTACCAGCCTGCGATACCGCTACTTTCTGTTGCCTTTATTCTGCTGCTGGTGGGCGAACTGATTGGTCGCGGTGTGTTCTACGGTCTGCACATGACCGTTGGCATGGCGGTTGCCAGTTAA
- a CDS encoding MFS transporter encodes MSTYTRPVMLLLCGLLLLTLAIAVLNTLVPLWLAHENLPTWQVGIVSSSYFTGNLVGTLLTGYLIKHLGFNRSYYIASLIFAAGCVGLGVMVGFWSWMSWRFIAGVGCAMIWVVVESALMCSGTSRNRGRLLAAYMMVYYVGTFLGQLLVSKVSTELMNVLPWVTGIVLAGILPLLFTRIVNQQPDDHNPTPIVSMLKLRQARLGVNGCIISGIVLGSLYGLMPLYLNHQGVSNASIGFWMAVLVSAGILGQWPIGRLADKLGRLLVLRVQVFVVILGSIAMLNQAAMAPALFMLGAAGFTLYPVAMAWACEKVEHHQLVAMNQALLLSYTVGSLLGPSFTAMLMQNYSDSLLFIMIASVSFIYLLMLLRKTGRTPNSVAHI; translated from the coding sequence ATGTCCACCTACACCCGACCCGTCATGCTGTTGCTGTGCGGGCTGCTTCTGCTGACTTTAGCGATCGCCGTTTTAAACACGCTCGTTCCGCTTTGGCTCGCCCATGAAAATCTGCCAACCTGGCAGGTGGGGATTGTTAGCTCGTCTTATTTCACCGGAAACCTGGTGGGGACGTTGTTAACCGGGTATTTAATTAAACACCTTGGCTTTAACCGCAGCTACTACATCGCATCGCTCATTTTCGCCGCAGGCTGCGTCGGGTTAGGCGTCATGGTCGGTTTCTGGAGCTGGATGAGCTGGCGTTTTATCGCGGGCGTCGGCTGCGCCATGATTTGGGTGGTGGTGGAAAGCGCGTTGATGTGCAGCGGGACTTCGCGCAATCGTGGACGCTTACTTGCCGCTTATATGATGGTCTATTACGTGGGGACGTTTTTAGGGCAGCTGTTGGTCAGTAAAGTCTCGACTGAGCTAATGAACGTTTTGCCGTGGGTCACGGGGATCGTTTTGGCGGGCATTTTACCTTTGCTGTTTACGCGGATCGTGAATCAGCAACCAGACGATCATAACCCGACCCCGATTGTATCAATGCTAAAACTTCGACAAGCCCGATTGGGCGTGAATGGCTGCATTATCTCGGGCATTGTGCTGGGTTCTTTGTATGGCTTGATGCCGCTTTACCTCAACCATCAGGGCGTCAGTAATGCCAGTATTGGTTTCTGGATGGCGGTTCTGGTCAGTGCCGGTATTCTGGGGCAATGGCCGATCGGGCGGCTGGCGGACAAGTTGGGTCGCCTGCTAGTACTCCGTGTTCAGGTATTTGTAGTGATCCTCGGCAGTATTGCGATGCTGAATCAGGCGGCAATGGCACCAGCGCTGTTCATGCTGGGCGCGGCGGGTTTTACCCTCTATCCGGTGGCGATGGCCTGGGCCTGTGAAAAAGTGGAACATCATCAACTGGTCGCCATGAATCAGGCATTGCTATTAAGTTATACCGTGGGCAGTTTGCTGGGGCCGTCATTTACAGCGATGCTGATGCAGAATTACTCGGATAGCCTGTTATTTATCATGATTGCCAGCGTATCGTTTATTTATTTGCTGATGTTGTTGCGTAAAACTGGGCGCACCCCGAATTCCGTGGCGCATATCTGA
- a CDS encoding amino acid permease: MAGVQEKQLRWYNIALMSFITVWGFGNVVNNYANQGLVVVSSWIFIFALYFIPYALIVGQLGSTFKDGKGGVSTWIKHTMGPGLAYLAAWTYWVVHIPYLAQKPQAILIALGWALKGDGSLIKEYTVVALQGLTLVLFIFFMWIASRGMKSLKIVGSVAGIAMFVMSILYVVMAVTAPAITDVQMATTNITWESFIPHIDFTYITTISMLVFAVGGAEKISPYVNQTRNPGREFPKGMLVLAVMVAVCAILGSLAMGMMFDSQHIPDDLMTNGQYYAFQKLGEYYGMGNSLMVIYAIANTLGQIAALVFSIDAPLKVLLGDADNKYIPARLCRTNASGTPVNGYILTLVLVAILIMLPTLGIGDMNNLYKWLLNLNSVVMPLRYLWVFVAFIAVIRLAQKYKPEYVFIRNKTLALTVGVWCFVFTAFACITGIFPKMEAFTPEWTFQLALNIATPFVLVGLGLIFPLLARRGR; this comes from the coding sequence ATGGCGGGTGTGCAGGAAAAACAATTGCGATGGTACAACATCGCATTGATGTCGTTTATTACAGTTTGGGGATTTGGCAACGTTGTTAACAACTATGCTAATCAGGGATTGGTCGTTGTCTCCTCGTGGATCTTTATTTTTGCGCTCTATTTTATTCCCTACGCGCTGATCGTCGGACAACTGGGTTCAACGTTTAAAGATGGCAAAGGTGGTGTCAGTACCTGGATTAAACACACCATGGGTCCCGGGCTGGCTTATCTTGCCGCATGGACTTATTGGGTTGTGCATATCCCTTATCTGGCACAGAAGCCGCAGGCTATTCTGATTGCGCTCGGATGGGCACTGAAGGGAGATGGGTCTTTAATTAAGGAATACACCGTAGTGGCGTTACAGGGACTGACGCTGGTACTGTTCATCTTTTTTATGTGGATAGCATCCCGTGGCATGAAGTCGCTGAAAATCGTCGGTTCCGTTGCGGGTATCGCGATGTTCGTGATGTCTATTTTGTATGTTGTGATGGCGGTAACCGCGCCGGCAATCACCGATGTTCAGATGGCCACGACAAATATCACCTGGGAATCGTTCATTCCACACATTGATTTCACTTATATTACGACGATCTCAATGCTGGTATTTGCGGTCGGTGGTGCCGAGAAAATTTCGCCTTATGTCAACCAGACACGTAACCCGGGCAGGGAGTTCCCGAAAGGAATGCTTGTCCTGGCTGTCATGGTGGCGGTGTGCGCAATCCTTGGATCGCTGGCAATGGGAATGATGTTTGATTCCCAGCATATTCCTGATGATTTAATGACCAATGGTCAGTATTACGCGTTTCAGAAACTTGGCGAATATTATGGTATGGGCAACTCGCTGATGGTTATTTACGCGATAGCCAACACGCTGGGACAGATTGCCGCTTTAGTATTTTCAATTGATGCGCCACTTAAAGTTTTACTGGGTGATGCAGATAACAAGTATATTCCTGCCCGTTTGTGCCGTACGAATGCATCGGGTACGCCGGTGAACGGCTATATACTGACGCTGGTGTTAGTGGCGATTCTGATTATGTTGCCGACGCTGGGAATTGGTGACATGAACAATCTGTATAAATGGTTGCTGAATCTTAACTCAGTTGTTATGCCATTGCGTTATTTATGGGTGTTTGTGGCGTTTATTGCGGTCATTCGTCTGGCGCAGAAATATAAGCCAGAATATGTTTTTATCCGTAACAAGACGTTGGCGTTAACCGTCGGGGTATGGTGTTTTGTCTTTACTGCGTTTGCCTGTATTACCGGCATTTTCCCAAAAATGGAAGCGTTTACGCCTGAGTGGACATTCCAGCTGGCGCTGAATATAGCAACACCGTTTGTGCTGGTCGGATTGGGCTTAATTTTCCCGCTGCTGGCGAGAAGAGGGCGATAA